In Nocardia sp. XZ_19_385, the sequence GCTCGTACCAGCGGCGCTGCTGGTACACCGGGCCGTCCTCCTGGCACAGCAGCGGGTTCTCGATGGCGGTCTTGTTCCGCCAGATCTCGACATCCTGGAGGAATCCGACGCCGAAGCTCTTGGCGAAGGCCCCAGCCAATTTCGCCGACTTCTCGGCGGGCAGCCCTTCGATCCGCTCGACGCTCACGCCCCATTGCAGGACGAAGGAGTCCTGCGTGACCGGGTAATGACAGTTGATGAGCACGACCTCGGCGGTGTATGGGCCGAAATCATTGTGCAGGTAGTTGATCATGTAGGACGGCCCGTAATAGTGCGCCTCCGACCGGAGCATGGCGTCCTCGATCGAATAGTTCGACGCCCCAGCCATATCCGGCCGCCCCTTGGAGTGCAGGTACTGCGAGGCGACGTGGCCTTCGAACACGTTCTTGAAGTACACCGGGTACGCGTAATGGATGTAGAAGAAGTGCGCCATATCGACGTTGTTGTCGATGATCTCGCGGCAGTGCGAGCCCTCGATCAGAATCGAGTTCCAGGTCCAGTCGCTCCACCTGCCGGTTTCGATGCCGTCGATCTCGGGGATGGATGCGTCCGGCGGGTTGCCCTCGGCGTCGTGCCAGATGAACAGCTGCTTGTTGCGTTCGAGGGTGATCCAGGCGCGGGTCCGGGCGAGCGGCGGAACCCGTTTGGCGTAGGGAATTTTGGCGCATTTCCCGTTGCCGCCCCAGCGCCAGTCGTGGAACGGACACGCGATCTCATCGCCTTTGATCGTGCCCATGGACAGGTCGCCGCCCATATGGCGGCAGTAGGCATCGAGGACCTGCAAAGCTCCCGCGCTATCGGCGAATATCACAAGCTTGGTGCCGAAGATGTTGACGGAGTGCGGATTTCCGTCCCGGAAAGTCTCGGCGAGTCCTAGACAATGCCAACCGCGTGCGTAGCGGGTAATCGTTGCCCCGGTGTCGATTTCGCGAACGTTCATGCCGATCCTCCCGCTGCGTGCGCGCCTGCCCTGCGGCCGAAATAGGAACTCTCGCCCAAACATGTTCCGCTGGAATAGCCGGAGCCGTCCTGCACGATCGTGGACGCGCACGCCCCGGCCGCATACAGCCCGTCGATGACACTGCCGTCCGCCCGGCACACCTGACCATCGACCGTGGTGCGCAACCCACCGAGGGTGAACCCCACATAGGTCGCCTCGGGCGGGGTGAGATGGAATGCCGCCCACGGGCCGGTATCGAGTGGCGCGAGCCAGTCCGGGTGCTTGTGCAGCACAGGGTCCTCGCCGCGGGCCGCGGCCGCGTTGTAGTCGCGCAGCGTCGCCGCCAGCTCGCCATCCGGAATCCCCAGGGCCGCTTCCATTTCCGCGATCGTCTCCCAACCGTCGATGAACTTGATCATCGGCAGCTCCGGCCACGCCATGGTGGCGGCGTCGACGATCAGGTATGCCCTGGACTCTCCCATGACCGCGGCGGCCATGCGGCCGTGATAGGAATCCTCGGCCACGAATCGCACACCCTCGGCGTTGACGACGATGCCTTTGAGCAGATCGGCGGGCGGATAGAACGACGCGGTCAGGAACGCACCGTCCATATGCGCGAGCGCGCCACCGACGGACTGCCCCAACAGGATTCCCGATCCGTCATCGGTGGGCGTACCCAGCGGCACGGCGTTCGCGGCGAGCACCGGTGTGTAGGTCTCGAGCATTTCGGGGTTCATCACGTATCCGCCGGTCGCGAGCACCACGGCGTTCGCGCGCACGATCGATTCGTCCCGGCAGCGGACGCCGACGACCGCTCCGGCCTCGTCGGTGAGCAGGTCGGTGACCTTGCCCTCGCATCGCACCCGCACCCCCGCTCGCTCGAGCGCGGCGGCCATCACCCGCATGACCTGGCTGCCGCCCTGCTCGGCGAGCGCGGCGATCTTGTGGCCGCGCGGCGCGGGCTTCGCCTGATCACGGTACGGCCAGACCTTTTCGTCGCCGGTCCACATCAGACCTTCGGTACCCGGCTGCACCACGGCTTTTCCGGGATAGAAGGTGCGCTCGAACTCGACACCGTGCGCTTCCAGCCAGTGGAAGTGGGCAACGCTGTCCGTGCAGTAGGCCCGGAT encodes:
- a CDS encoding Rieske 2Fe-2S domain-containing protein, whose product is MNVREIDTGATITRYARGWHCLGLAETFRDGNPHSVNIFGTKLVIFADSAGALQVLDAYCRHMGGDLSMGTIKGDEIACPFHDWRWGGNGKCAKIPYAKRVPPLARTRAWITLERNKQLFIWHDAEGNPPDASIPEIDGIETGRWSDWTWNSILIEGSHCREIIDNNVDMAHFFYIHYAYPVYFKNVFEGHVASQYLHSKGRPDMAGASNYSIEDAMLRSEAHYYGPSYMINYLHNDFGPYTAEVVLINCHYPVTQDSFVLQWGVSVERIEGLPAEKSAKLAGAFAKSFGVGFLQDVEIWRNKTAIENPLLCQEDGPVYQQRRWYEQFYVDAAEVTTDMTARFEFEVDTTHANEAWRAEVAANLEKRATASD
- a CDS encoding FAD-binding protein, coding for MAVNQSHADVVVVGGGIAGACAAISAAEAGAEVVLLERSGSTGGTSALAAGHFYLGGGTPVQVATGFEDTVEAMFDYLMAVTPEPDATKIRAYCTDSVAHFHWLEAHGVEFERTFYPGKAVVQPGTEGLMWTGDEKVWPYRDQAKPAPRGHKIAALAEQGGSQVMRVMAAALERAGVRVRCEGKVTDLLTDEAGAVVGVRCRDESIVRANAVVLATGGYVMNPEMLETYTPVLAANAVPLGTPTDDGSGILLGQSVGGALAHMDGAFLTASFYPPADLLKGIVVNAEGVRFVAEDSYHGRMAAAVMGESRAYLIVDAATMAWPELPMIKFIDGWETIAEMEAALGIPDGELAATLRDYNAAAARGEDPVLHKHPDWLAPLDTGPWAAFHLTPPEATYVGFTLGGLRTTVDGQVCRADGSVIDGLYAAGACASTIVQDGSGYSSGTCLGESSYFGRRAGAHAAGGSA